In Oryzias melastigma strain HK-1 linkage group LG16, ASM292280v2, whole genome shotgun sequence, a single genomic region encodes these proteins:
- the cxcr3.1 gene encoding C-X-C chemokine receptor type 3.1 isoform X1, with protein MVWLTLWQSDALFPATPVCQLSTGLGKLNVMEDGNDSSDGSNWWQSTFDEYSLDNYTYYNDNNTKDCCEGGDVCDLNEAVNFEALFIPVLCSVTFVVGILGNGALVGVLFRSRRTWSVADIFILHLGIADFLLMLTLPLWATQSADEWKFGLPICKMAGSLYTVNFYSGIFLLACISLDRYFSIVHATQMYSRRKPWIVHASCLVVWYFSLILSIPDWIFLDVLPDRLNRQRCFRNYAKFGVEDMGQWIVLSRSIFHAVGFLIPSAVLIFCYSSIFYRLRSGNQNLQKQRACKVIMAVVAVFFICWTPFNITLFVDTVYHRNQNDTCQSNAALDKARAVTQSFGYIHCSLNPILYAFLGVKFRRQLLDILRSLGCKLKVRTKLHSAISSRRTSIWSESGDTSNSIAI; from the exons cTGAACGTGATGGAAGATGGAAATGATTCTTCAGATGGATCTAATTGGTGGCAAAGCACCTTCGATGAGTACTCGCTGGACAACTACACCTATTACAACGACAACAACACAAAGGACTGTTGTGAGGGGGGTGACGTTTGTGACCTGAATGAAGCTGTGAATTTCGAGGCGCTGTTCATCCCCGTTCTATGCTCGGTGACATTCGTCGTGGGAATCCTGGGAAATGGAGCGCTGGTTGGCGTTCTCTTCCGGAGCAGGAGGACTTGGAGCGTGGCGGACATCTTCATCCTTCATCTGGGTATTGCAGATTTCCTGCTGATGCTGACCCTGCCTCTCTGGGCTACACAGTCTGCTGACGAATGGAAATTTGGTCTTCCAATCTGCAAAATGGCTGGAAGTCTTTATACG GTCAACTTCTACAGTGGGATCTTTCTCCTGGCCTGCATTAGTCTGGACCGCTACTTCTCCATCGTCCATGCCACCCAGATGTACTCCCGCAGAAAGCCCTGGATCGTTCACGCCAGCTGTCTGGTGGTGTGGTATTTCTCCTTGATTCTCTCCATTCCTGATTGGATCTTTTTGGATGTTTTGCCGGATAGGCTGAACAGACAAAGGTGTTTTCGCAACTATGCAAAATTCGGTGTTGAAGACATGGGCCAATGGATTGTGCTGTCTCGATCCATCTTTCACGCTGTGGGTTTTTTGATTCCCTCAGCCGTCCTGATCTTCTGCTATTCCAGCATCTTCTACAGGCTGCGCTCTGGCAACCAAAATCTCCAAAAGCAGAGAGCTTGTAAAGTCATCATGGCCGTCGTGGcggttttcttcatctgctggACGCCATTTAACATCACTCTGTTCGTGGACACAGTTTACCACAGGAATCAAAACGACACCTGTCAAAGTAATGCAGCTCTGGATAAAGCAAGAGCAGTGACGCAGTCTTTCGGCTACATCCACTGCAGCCTCAATCCCATCCTGTACGCCTTCTTGGGGGTGAAGTTTCGGCGTCAGCTGCTGGACATCTTGAGATCTCTGGGCTGCAAGCTGAAGGTGCGCACGAAACTCCACTCTGCCATCAGCAGCAGGAGAACTTCCATCTGGTCTGAGTCAGGCGACACATCCAACTCCATCGCAATCTAA
- the cxcr3.1 gene encoding C-X-C chemokine receptor type 3.1 isoform X2 encodes MHCSQPHLFASSPLGWLNVMEDGNDSSDGSNWWQSTFDEYSLDNYTYYNDNNTKDCCEGGDVCDLNEAVNFEALFIPVLCSVTFVVGILGNGALVGVLFRSRRTWSVADIFILHLGIADFLLMLTLPLWATQSADEWKFGLPICKMAGSLYTVNFYSGIFLLACISLDRYFSIVHATQMYSRRKPWIVHASCLVVWYFSLILSIPDWIFLDVLPDRLNRQRCFRNYAKFGVEDMGQWIVLSRSIFHAVGFLIPSAVLIFCYSSIFYRLRSGNQNLQKQRACKVIMAVVAVFFICWTPFNITLFVDTVYHRNQNDTCQSNAALDKARAVTQSFGYIHCSLNPILYAFLGVKFRRQLLDILRSLGCKLKVRTKLHSAISSRRTSIWSESGDTSNSIAI; translated from the exons cTGAACGTGATGGAAGATGGAAATGATTCTTCAGATGGATCTAATTGGTGGCAAAGCACCTTCGATGAGTACTCGCTGGACAACTACACCTATTACAACGACAACAACACAAAGGACTGTTGTGAGGGGGGTGACGTTTGTGACCTGAATGAAGCTGTGAATTTCGAGGCGCTGTTCATCCCCGTTCTATGCTCGGTGACATTCGTCGTGGGAATCCTGGGAAATGGAGCGCTGGTTGGCGTTCTCTTCCGGAGCAGGAGGACTTGGAGCGTGGCGGACATCTTCATCCTTCATCTGGGTATTGCAGATTTCCTGCTGATGCTGACCCTGCCTCTCTGGGCTACACAGTCTGCTGACGAATGGAAATTTGGTCTTCCAATCTGCAAAATGGCTGGAAGTCTTTATACG GTCAACTTCTACAGTGGGATCTTTCTCCTGGCCTGCATTAGTCTGGACCGCTACTTCTCCATCGTCCATGCCACCCAGATGTACTCCCGCAGAAAGCCCTGGATCGTTCACGCCAGCTGTCTGGTGGTGTGGTATTTCTCCTTGATTCTCTCCATTCCTGATTGGATCTTTTTGGATGTTTTGCCGGATAGGCTGAACAGACAAAGGTGTTTTCGCAACTATGCAAAATTCGGTGTTGAAGACATGGGCCAATGGATTGTGCTGTCTCGATCCATCTTTCACGCTGTGGGTTTTTTGATTCCCTCAGCCGTCCTGATCTTCTGCTATTCCAGCATCTTCTACAGGCTGCGCTCTGGCAACCAAAATCTCCAAAAGCAGAGAGCTTGTAAAGTCATCATGGCCGTCGTGGcggttttcttcatctgctggACGCCATTTAACATCACTCTGTTCGTGGACACAGTTTACCACAGGAATCAAAACGACACCTGTCAAAGTAATGCAGCTCTGGATAAAGCAAGAGCAGTGACGCAGTCTTTCGGCTACATCCACTGCAGCCTCAATCCCATCCTGTACGCCTTCTTGGGGGTGAAGTTTCGGCGTCAGCTGCTGGACATCTTGAGATCTCTGGGCTGCAAGCTGAAGGTGCGCACGAAACTCCACTCTGCCATCAGCAGCAGGAGAACTTCCATCTGGTCTGAGTCAGGCGACACATCCAACTCCATCGCAATCTAA
- the cxcr3.1 gene encoding C-X-C chemokine receptor type 3.1 isoform X3, producing the protein MEDGNDSSDGSNWWQSTFDEYSLDNYTYYNDNNTKDCCEGGDVCDLNEAVNFEALFIPVLCSVTFVVGILGNGALVGVLFRSRRTWSVADIFILHLGIADFLLMLTLPLWATQSADEWKFGLPICKMAGSLYTVNFYSGIFLLACISLDRYFSIVHATQMYSRRKPWIVHASCLVVWYFSLILSIPDWIFLDVLPDRLNRQRCFRNYAKFGVEDMGQWIVLSRSIFHAVGFLIPSAVLIFCYSSIFYRLRSGNQNLQKQRACKVIMAVVAVFFICWTPFNITLFVDTVYHRNQNDTCQSNAALDKARAVTQSFGYIHCSLNPILYAFLGVKFRRQLLDILRSLGCKLKVRTKLHSAISSRRTSIWSESGDTSNSIAI; encoded by the exons ATGGAAGATGGAAATGATTCTTCAGATGGATCTAATTGGTGGCAAAGCACCTTCGATGAGTACTCGCTGGACAACTACACCTATTACAACGACAACAACACAAAGGACTGTTGTGAGGGGGGTGACGTTTGTGACCTGAATGAAGCTGTGAATTTCGAGGCGCTGTTCATCCCCGTTCTATGCTCGGTGACATTCGTCGTGGGAATCCTGGGAAATGGAGCGCTGGTTGGCGTTCTCTTCCGGAGCAGGAGGACTTGGAGCGTGGCGGACATCTTCATCCTTCATCTGGGTATTGCAGATTTCCTGCTGATGCTGACCCTGCCTCTCTGGGCTACACAGTCTGCTGACGAATGGAAATTTGGTCTTCCAATCTGCAAAATGGCTGGAAGTCTTTATACG GTCAACTTCTACAGTGGGATCTTTCTCCTGGCCTGCATTAGTCTGGACCGCTACTTCTCCATCGTCCATGCCACCCAGATGTACTCCCGCAGAAAGCCCTGGATCGTTCACGCCAGCTGTCTGGTGGTGTGGTATTTCTCCTTGATTCTCTCCATTCCTGATTGGATCTTTTTGGATGTTTTGCCGGATAGGCTGAACAGACAAAGGTGTTTTCGCAACTATGCAAAATTCGGTGTTGAAGACATGGGCCAATGGATTGTGCTGTCTCGATCCATCTTTCACGCTGTGGGTTTTTTGATTCCCTCAGCCGTCCTGATCTTCTGCTATTCCAGCATCTTCTACAGGCTGCGCTCTGGCAACCAAAATCTCCAAAAGCAGAGAGCTTGTAAAGTCATCATGGCCGTCGTGGcggttttcttcatctgctggACGCCATTTAACATCACTCTGTTCGTGGACACAGTTTACCACAGGAATCAAAACGACACCTGTCAAAGTAATGCAGCTCTGGATAAAGCAAGAGCAGTGACGCAGTCTTTCGGCTACATCCACTGCAGCCTCAATCCCATCCTGTACGCCTTCTTGGGGGTGAAGTTTCGGCGTCAGCTGCTGGACATCTTGAGATCTCTGGGCTGCAAGCTGAAGGTGCGCACGAAACTCCACTCTGCCATCAGCAGCAGGAGAACTTCCATCTGGTCTGAGTCAGGCGACACATCCAACTCCATCGCAATCTAA